TGGAGCGTCACCACGAGCCCGCCGTTCCCTTTGAGCGCGACGTGGCGCGAGCCGGGCCCGTGACACGCCTCGCACGACACGTCGATCTCGGAGAACGTCGTCTGGAACGTATCCTTCGCTCGATCGTAACCCTTCACGACGCCGGTCGAATGGCACTCCGCGCACATGTCGTTCCAGTTCTGGTAGATCCCCGTCCAGTGAAGGATGTCGTCGTGCGGGACCGGCTCGTTCGGATAGAGGTGGAACCAGCGCCGCGAGCGCGTGTCCCAGCAGACGTTGAGCGCCTGGATCCGTCCGTCCGGGAACCGGATCAAGTACTGCTGCAGCGGGTCGACGCCGAAGGTGTACGCGATCTCGTAGTCGTGGAGCGCGCCGTCGGGGCCGTCGGTGCGAGCGACGAACTTGCCTTCTTTCTTCAGAAACGTCGTGGTGACGCCGAAGTGCGTGAAGGTGGCACCGTCGAAGTCGCCGAGGACCGTGTCCGGGCCCGCGACCTGCATCGCGCGGTCATGGTGGGAGCCGCGCCAGCGCGCGGCTTCCGCGGCGTGACAGCCCTCGCAGGACGAGCGGCCGACGAACGTCAGCGGAGGCGAGGCGTGACGGCAGGCCGCCGCGGCCATCGTCACGGTCAGGATCAGACCGTGGCGGAGGCCGCGGCTCACCGCACGCCTACTTGTCGTCCGGGTTGAAGAACTTGAACGTGAGCGCCGCGACGGCGCCGGCGAGCATGTCGGCGACGATGTGGATCCAGACGCTGCCGGCATCGATGAGATGCATCGCGGACGCGCCGATCGCGACCGCAGGGTTCATGGCGCCGCCGGAAATGGGGCCGATCGAAAAGGCGCCGGCCATGACGGTGAAGCCGATCGCGAGTCCGTAGTACGAATTGCCGGCGGCGGACCGTGCCGTCGCGACGTTGAGCACGACGTACACGAGCGCGAAGGCGAAGAGGAACTCCGCGAGGAACGCCGGCCCGGTGTGGGGCACGAACGACGTGTCGGGCGACGCGCC
This portion of the Candidatus Polarisedimenticolaceae bacterium genome encodes:
- a CDS encoding aquaporin, with the protein product MNKYLTEFIGTFFLVLTIGCTVLSRGTGIMPPLAIGAVLMVMVYAGGHISGAHYNPAVTLGVWIRGRCPTTDLAPYWLAQIIGAFVASFAVRYLVGASPDTSFVPHTGPAFLAEFLFAFALVYVVLNVATARSAAGNSYYGLAIGFTVMAGAFSIGPISGGAMNPAVAIGASAMHLIDAGSVWIHIVADMLAGAVAALTFKFFNPDDK